In Vicia villosa cultivar HV-30 ecotype Madison, WI unplaced genomic scaffold, Vvil1.0 ctg.000715F_1_1, whole genome shotgun sequence, the following proteins share a genomic window:
- the LOC131630680 gene encoding uncharacterized protein LOC131630680 gives MGGHLLRKTKTTPASEVHFRKRVFLKKLTYFGSSFPKQLFRKFTSEILRFLQIYQNTPPPPIIYPKSKQKVAEAKICANGIPKLHQGSNHTAKQHSKALNPNTLNMSDNQQARRTASSKEGAKGRKSSSKKEVKEVKEVKEVKEKKKLLTGSASRPLGVHGSDAQAQPSGVINADGSDNEWDEDWYNYLHSEEFARREE, from the exons atgggtggtcacctcctgcgaaaaaccaaaactacccctgcttcggaagttcatttccgaaagcgtgtttttttaaaaaaattgacttacttcggaagttcatttccgaaacaattatttcggaagttcacttccgaaatactgcgatttctgcagatttatcaaaacactccccctcccccaatcatttaccctaaatcaaaacaaaaagtggcagaggcgaaaatttgtgcaaacggaattccaaagctgcatcaaggctccaatcacactgctaaacaacattcaaaagccctcaatcctaacacttt gaacatgtcagacaaccaacaagcacgcaggactgcgtcttctaaagagggcgctaagggaagaaagagttcttcaaagaaggaggtgaaagaggtgaaggaggtgaaggaggtgaaggagaagaagaagcttttgactggttctgcttctcgtcccctgggagtccatggctcggacgcgcaggctcagccttcaggcgtgatcaacgctgatggttctgataatgagtgggatgaagattggtataattatcttcattcggaggagttcgctcgtcgggaagaataa